A genomic window from Eriocheir sinensis breed Jianghai 21 chromosome 9, ASM2467909v1, whole genome shotgun sequence includes:
- the LOC126996087 gene encoding trichohyalin-like produces MSVPQKRLTAAEYIRLRRQGVIPDEKKLAKEAAEKKRQEEEEERRRKEEEEKRRKEEEERRRREEEERRRKEEEERRRKEEEERRRKEEERRRKEEEDRRRKEEEEKRRKKEEEEKRRKEEEERRRREEEKKRKEEEERRRKEEEKKRKEEEERRRKEEEKKRKEEEERRRKEAEEERLRQEKEAKEKRDREERERLQRIEEEKARKEKEERERKEKEERDRIAREKKERKEKKRKEREELRKQQEEEKKAKEAREEREKLEREAKEKRDREEQERKEREEKRRREEEEKKRKEEEKKRKEAEEQERLRKEKEAAERAKKEKRQTERQEKKQKKKMTKEQREQELREKREREEELERQREEEEEREREELRNKAEETKKKLKKKKENLKKDLRDPQARKNEKRDNFLGWIKNGRKDDFDKVIDLLLSDDDDD; encoded by the coding sequence ATGTCGGTCCCTCAGAAGCGACTCACGGCTGCCGAATACATCAGACTAAGGCGACAAGGGGTTATACCGGACGAAAAGAAGCTTGCGAAGGAGGCCGCTGAGAAGAAAcgccaggaggaagaagaggagcgaaggagaaaggaggaggaggagaagcgacggaaggaagaggaggaaaggagacggagagaagaggaggagaggaggagaaaagaggaagaggagaggagaagaaaggaggaggaggaaagacggaggaaagaagaggagaggaggcggaaagaggaagaggataggaggaggaaggaagaggaagagaaaaggaggaagaaggaagaggaagagaaaaggaggaaggaagaggaggagaggaggagaagagaagaggagaagaaaaggaaggaagaggaggagaggaggagaaaagaagaggagaagaaaaggaaggaagaggaggagagaaggagaaaagaagaggagaagaaaaggaaggaagaggaggagagaaggaggaaggaagcggaggaagagagattaaggcaagagaaggaagcaaaggagaagagagacagggaggagagggagagactgcaacggattgaggaagagaaagcaaggaaggagaaagaggaaagggagagaaaggaaaaggaagagagagacaggatagcaagggagaagaaggaacgaaaagagaagaaaagaaaagaacgcgAAGAATTAAggaaacaacaagaggaggagaaaaaggcaaaggaggcgagagaggagagagaaaaattagaacgtgaagcgaaagagaaaagagacagagaagaacaagaacggaaggagagagaggaaaagagacgcagggaggaggaggagaaaaagcgaaaggaggaggagaaaaagcgaaaagaggcggaggagcaggagagactgagaaaggaaaaggaggcagcagaacgcgctaagaaagaaaaaagacagacagagagacaggaaaagaaacagaagaagaaaatgaccaaggaacagagagaacaagaattgagagagaaacgagaaagggaagaggaactggagagacaaagggaggaggaggaggagagggagagggaggagctgAGGAATAAagcggaggagacgaagaagaaactgaagaaaaagaaagagaacctCAAGAAAGACTTGCGAGACCCTCAGGCCCGCAAGAACGAAAAACGCGACAACTTTCTGGGATGGATAAAGAACGGACGCAAAGACGACTTCGATAAGGTCATTGATTTGCTCCTCAGCGATGACGACGACGACTGA